Proteins encoded by one window of Tunturibacter psychrotolerans:
- a CDS encoding WD40 repeat domain-containing protein, with amino-acid sequence MHGKVWDVESGQELRTLTGHSGEVRNVALSADGRRAVSASGDHTLKVWNVESGACIATFTCDSRPPCCAFADSETVIAGDAGAGSTFFPLNLRAWIIRPESVRRKIFCVQLAIAWK; translated from the coding sequence ATGCACGGAAAGGTGTGGGATGTCGAGAGCGGCCAAGAACTGCGCACCCTCACCGGCCACTCCGGCGAGGTCAGAAACGTGGCGCTGAGTGCGGACGGGCGGCGCGCGGTTTCCGCTTCTGGCGATCATACGCTCAAGGTGTGGAATGTGGAGAGCGGCGCGTGTATCGCAACCTTCACCTGCGACTCCAGGCCTCCGTGTTGTGCCTTCGCGGACTCTGAAACTGTCATCGCTGGCGACGCGGGGGCCGGCTCCACTTTCTTTCCCTTGAATTTGCGAGCCTGGATAATTCGTCCGGAGTCGGTTCGGAGAAAGATTTTTTGCGTACAACTCGCGATTGCCTGGAAATAG
- a CDS encoding NB-ARC domain-containing protein has protein sequence MLLFEPSRVFISYARKDGAALAQRLQSDLTKHGFDAWLDAQRIGGGAVWSMQIEREIDTRQVMIALLSPGSYSSEMCRAEQLLALDHGKRVIPVLAVTSSGRPVYLYARQYRDFTDEASYVVRLGELLADIRTGATAILPDTYRKTRVTYLTVPPRAANYLERSEALHALRDALFAEDQRQPIALTSLAGMGGIGKTVLAKALTDDEVVRRAFPDGIVWITAGKERKRDFIEEMREVARALGDDLSGYNTALACEHQYRTTIASKAALIVVDDVWSKSDIEPLLAESPRSRFLFTTRDAAIGRFVGAHEHRANLLDVSQSRELLASWANLPLAELPPAADDMIAECGRLPLALSVVGAMLRGANAEFWTDTLDLLRKADLSAIQEQLPEGQQSFFKAVEVSFQSLKPEMQERYKALAVLLEDMAAPLPILETLWNVDRPEARRVSRKLVDRSLTQSDGADESIRLHDLQLDYVRAQHSDKEALELIRGAVRLSSNVIARDPSQFTSQMLGRLLPHRDMPTIEEFTRRVAEGMRTPWLRPLTPALHPPGTALLRTLSGHLGWVSDVALNGDGRRAISASGDYTLKVWDVESGQQLRTLIGHSGWVNEVALSRDGRRAVSASHDRTLKVWGVESGQEQRTLTGHSDAVLAVALSGDGRRAVSASHDRTLKVWDVESGQELRTLTGHSDAVLAVALSGDGRRAVSASHDRTLKVWDVESGQELRTLIGHFGEVRNVALSGDGRHAVSASDDKTLKVWDVESGQQLRTLAGHSGEVNDVALSGDGRRAVSASNDKTLKVWDIESGHERRTLTGHSGEVRNVALSGDGRRAISASGDYTLKVWDVESAQERHTLTGHSGEVNGVALSGDGRRVVSASHDRTLKVWDVENGKELRTLTGHEGWVLAVALSGDGRHAVSASDDKTLKVWDVESGQQLRTLAGHSGEVNGVALSEDGRRAVSASHDYTLKVWDVGSGQELRTLAGHSGWVSGVVLSRDGRRAVSASYDCTLKVWDVESGQELRTLSGHFGWVRNVTLSEDGRRAVSASDDKTLKVWDVESGQELRTLTGHSDTVRNVALNGDGRRAVSASYDCTLKVWDVESGQELRTLTGHSGEVRNVALSADGRRAVSASGDRTLKVWDVESGECIATFTCDSRAPCCAFADYRTIIAGDAGGRLHFLSLEFASLDNSY, from the coding sequence ATGCTACTGTTTGAACCATCGCGCGTCTTTATCTCCTATGCCCGCAAAGACGGAGCTGCGCTCGCCCAGCGGCTGCAATCGGATCTAACGAAGCATGGCTTCGACGCTTGGCTCGACGCGCAGCGTATCGGTGGCGGGGCAGTTTGGAGCATGCAGATCGAGCGCGAAATCGACACGCGCCAAGTCATGATCGCGCTGCTAAGTCCGGGCTCTTATTCATCAGAAATGTGCCGCGCGGAACAGCTTCTCGCCCTCGACCACGGTAAGCGCGTTATTCCCGTGCTGGCCGTGACGAGTTCCGGCCGCCCGGTGTACCTATATGCCCGGCAGTATCGAGACTTCACCGACGAGGCCAGCTACGTTGTGCGTCTCGGCGAACTCCTGGCCGATATCCGCACTGGCGCCACCGCCATCCTGCCAGACACCTACCGCAAAACTCGCGTTACCTACCTCACCGTTCCCCCGCGCGCGGCCAATTACCTGGAACGGTCTGAAGCCTTGCACGCGCTGCGCGACGCGCTGTTTGCTGAAGACCAACGCCAGCCCATCGCCCTCACCTCGTTGGCCGGCATGGGCGGCATCGGCAAGACGGTGCTGGCAAAGGCGCTCACTGATGACGAAGTGGTGCGGCGCGCCTTCCCCGACGGCATCGTCTGGATCACCGCAGGTAAAGAGAGGAAGCGCGACTTCATTGAGGAAATGCGCGAGGTCGCCAGGGCGCTAGGCGACGACCTCAGCGGCTACAACACTGCTCTGGCTTGCGAGCATCAGTACCGCACCACCATCGCCAGCAAGGCGGCGCTCATCGTGGTGGATGACGTGTGGAGCAAGTCCGACATCGAGCCGCTGCTTGCCGAGTCACCGCGTTCCCGTTTTCTGTTCACCACCCGCGATGCTGCCATCGGTCGGTTTGTCGGTGCGCACGAGCATCGCGCCAACTTGCTGGATGTTTCGCAATCGCGCGAGCTGCTGGCATCGTGGGCGAACCTGCCGCTTGCCGAATTGCCCCCGGCTGCGGACGACATGATCGCCGAGTGCGGACGGCTACCACTGGCGCTTTCGGTGGTCGGCGCCATGCTGCGTGGCGCGAACGCAGAGTTTTGGACGGACACGCTCGACCTGCTGCGCAAGGCCGATCTGTCAGCCATCCAGGAACAGCTTCCCGAGGGGCAGCAGAGCTTCTTCAAGGCGGTGGAGGTTAGCTTCCAGTCGCTAAAGCCAGAGATGCAGGAACGGTATAAGGCATTGGCTGTGTTGCTGGAGGACATGGCCGCGCCACTGCCTATTCTGGAAACACTGTGGAACGTGGACAGACCTGAAGCACGACGCGTCAGCCGGAAATTGGTGGACCGCTCGCTGACACAAAGCGACGGCGCAGACGAGAGTATTCGCCTGCACGACCTGCAACTGGATTATGTGCGCGCGCAGCACTCAGACAAGGAGGCGCTGGAGCTGATCCGCGGGGCGGTCAGGCTGTCGTCGAACGTGATAGCCCGAGATCCAAGCCAATTCACTTCACAGATGCTTGGACGGTTGTTGCCCCACCGGGACATGCCGACGATTGAGGAATTCACGAGGCGTGTTGCTGAAGGCATGCGAACACCCTGGCTCCGGCCACTGACGCCCGCGCTCCACCCGCCGGGCACCGCACTGTTGCGCACTCTTTCCGGCCACCTCGGCTGGGTCAGTGACGTGGCGCTCAATGGGGACGGGCGGCGCGCCATTTCCGCTTCTGGCGACTATACGCTCAAGGTGTGGGATGTGGAGAGCGGTCAGCAGCTCCGCACCCTCATCGGCCACTCCGGCTGGGTCAATGAAGTGGCGCTGAGTAGGGACGGGCGGCGCGCCGTCTCCGCTTCTCACGACCGTACACTCAAGGTGTGGGGTGTCGAAAGCGGCCAGGAACAGCGCACCCTCACCGGCCACTCAGATGCGGTCCTTGCCGTGGCGCTGAGTGGGGACGGACGGCGCGCCGTCTCCGCTTCTCACGACCGTACGCTCAAGGTGTGGGATGTGGAGAGCGGCCAGGAACTGCGCACCCTTACCGGCCACTCCGACGCGGTCCTTGCCGTGGCGCTGAGTGGGGACGGGCGGCGCGCCGTCTCCGCTTCTCACGACCGTACACTCAAGGTGTGGGATGTGGAGAGCGGCCAGGAACTGCGCACCCTCATCGGCCACTTCGGCGAGGTCAGAAACGTGGCGCTGAGTGGGGACGGGCGGCACGCCGTCTCCGCTTCTGATGACAAAACGCTCAAGGTATGGGATGTGGAGAGCGGTCAGCAGCTGCGCACCCTCGCCGGCCATTCCGGCGAGGTCAATGACGTGGCGCTGAGTGGGGACGGGCGGCGCGCCGTCTCCGCTTCTAACGACAAAACGCTCAAGGTGTGGGATATCGAGAGCGGTCATGAACGGCGCACCCTCACCGGCCACTCTGGCGAGGTCAGAAACGTGGCGCTGAGTGGGGACGGGCGGCGCGCCATCTCCGCTTCTGGCGACTACACGCTCAAGGTGTGGGATGTGGAGAGCGCCCAGGAACGGCACACCCTCACCGGCCACTCCGGCGAGGTCAATGGAGTGGCGCTGAGTGGTGACGGCCGGCGCGTCGTCTCCGCTTCTCACGACCGTACACTCAAGGTGTGGGATGTGGAGAACGGCAAGGAACTGCGCACCCTCACCGGCCACGAAGGCTGGGTCCTTGCCGTGGCGCTGAGTGGGGACGGGCGGCACGCGGTCTCCGCCTCTGACGACAAAACGCTCAAGGTATGGGATGTGGAAAGCGGTCAGCAGCTGCGCACCCTCGCCGGCCACTCCGGCGAGGTCAATGGCGTGGCGCTGAGTGAGGACGGGCGGCGCGCCGTCTCCGCTTCTCACGACTACACGCTCAAAGTGTGGGATGTGGGGAGCGGCCAGGAACTGCGCACCCTCGCCGGCCACTCCGGCTGGGTCAGTGGCGTGGTGCTGAGTAGGGACGGGCGGCGCGCCGTCTCCGCTTCTTACGACTGCACGCTCAAGGTGTGGGATGTCGAAAGCGGCCAGGAACTGCGCACCCTCTCCGGCCACTTCGGCTGGGTCAGGAACGTGACGCTGAGTGAGGACGGGCGGCGCGCGGTCTCCGCTTCTGACGACAAAACGCTCAAGGTGTGGGATGTGGAGAGCGGCCAGGAACTGCGCACCCTCACCGGCCACTCCGATACGGTCAGGAACGTGGCGCTGAATGGGGACGGGCGGCGCGCCGTCTCCGCCTCTTACGACTGCACGCTCAAGGTGTGGGATGTGGAGAGCGGCCAGGAACTGCGCACCCTTACCGGCCACTCCGGCGAGGTCCGAAACGTAGCGCTGAGTGCGGACGGGCGACGCGCCGTCTCCGCTTCTGGCGACCGTACGCTCAAGGTGTGGGATGTGGAGAGCGGCGAGTGTATCGCAACCTTTACCTGCGACTCCAGGGCTCCGTGTTGTGCCTTCGCGGACTATCGAACCATCATCGCTGGCGACGCGGGGGGCCGGCTCCACTTTCTTTCCCTTGAATTTGCGAGCCTGGATAATTCGTACTGA
- a CDS encoding TIR domain-containing protein: MTVPPEAFLSYTRLDDEYFGGAITSMRRLLELGVQVVTGDRTFKIFQDVDGIEFGQKWKKKLNEAISTSRFLIPIVTPLFFKSDPCRNELKRFIEHERSLGRDDLILPIYFVTAPVLERPELLRDDTLASELGSRQRYDWRVQADLPPNDPQLRRAVRELAEKIAEAIARTSGSVSVPGQAGRGQDADEEATKLFKRLGLERETKKGRKLILWVDDRPNNNIIERRSMAAYQIDFVLAQSTGQALGELRTQQFDAIISDMGRPPDPRAGYTLLEAVRSSGDQTPFFIYAGSKNPAHVREARMRGAQGTTNMGDELLQMLLQALNV, translated from the coding sequence GTGACTGTTCCTCCCGAAGCGTTCCTCAGCTATACAAGATTGGACGATGAGTATTTTGGCGGAGCGATTACGTCAATGAGGCGATTGCTGGAACTTGGCGTTCAGGTCGTTACTGGCGACCGAACCTTCAAAATTTTCCAAGACGTCGACGGCATCGAGTTCGGTCAAAAGTGGAAAAAAAAGCTCAACGAAGCGATTTCGACGTCGCGGTTTCTGATACCAATCGTCACTCCGCTCTTTTTCAAGAGCGATCCTTGTCGCAATGAGTTGAAGCGGTTCATAGAGCATGAGAGAAGTCTCGGCAGAGACGACCTCATTCTCCCCATCTACTTCGTGACTGCGCCGGTACTCGAACGGCCAGAATTGCTCAGAGACGATACGCTAGCCTCCGAACTCGGCAGCCGTCAGCGATATGACTGGCGTGTTCAGGCAGACTTGCCGCCCAACGACCCGCAGTTACGTCGTGCCGTTCGGGAACTAGCTGAAAAGATCGCGGAAGCCATCGCACGCACGTCAGGTTCAGTTTCCGTTCCGGGACAGGCCGGACGCGGCCAGGATGCTGACGAGGAGGCTACTAAACTATTCAAGCGTCTAGGCCTGGAAAGAGAGACAAAAAAAGGTCGGAAGCTCATTTTGTGGGTAGATGATAGGCCGAACAACAACATCATCGAGCGTCGTTCTATGGCGGCCTACCAGATAGATTTCGTTCTAGCCCAATCGACGGGTCAAGCCTTGGGAGAGCTAAGGACACAACAGTTCGACGCAATCATCAGCGATATGGGCAGACCTCCAGATCCTCGAGCTGGGTACACCCTACTAGAAGCTGTTCGAAGCAGCGGTGATCAGACACCCTTTTTCATCTACGCTGGGTCTAAGAATCCCGCGCATGTGCGCGAAGCGCGCATGCGCGGTGCTCAAGGTACGACGAATATGGGCGACGAACTGCTTCAAATGTTGTTGCAGGCTCTGAATGTGTGA